The Candidatus Palauibacter australiensis genome window below encodes:
- a CDS encoding MBL fold metallo-hydrolase — protein MKARSLFLATLCTGLFCDPAFAQRDFSAVQIEATHVAGNVWMLVGSGGNIGVSSGPDGVVMVDDQFAPLADKIRDALREVGQSEEAAQPQFIINTHFHGDHTGGNAEFGDASTIVAHTNVRTRLQAGGSPDVALPVVTFDDALSIHFNGEEIRAFHIPHGH, from the coding sequence CCCTCTGCACGGGACTTTTCTGCGACCCCGCCTTCGCGCAGCGCGACTTCTCGGCCGTCCAGATCGAGGCGACGCACGTCGCCGGCAACGTCTGGATGCTGGTGGGGAGCGGCGGCAACATCGGCGTGTCCTCGGGTCCGGACGGTGTCGTGATGGTCGACGATCAGTTCGCACCGCTGGCGGACAAGATCCGCGACGCGCTTCGGGAAGTGGGACAATCCGAGGAAGCCGCGCAGCCGCAGTTCATCATCAACACCCATTTTCACGGCGACCATACGGGCGGCAACGCCGAGTTCGGGGACGCCTCCACGATCGTCGCGCACACGAACGTGCGCACGAGGCTCCAGGCGGGCGGATCGCCCGACGTGGCCCTGCCCGTCGTCACCTTCGACGACGCCCTCTCCATCCACTTCAACGGCGAAGAGATCCGGGCGTTCCACATCCCGCACGGACAC